A window of the Nitrosopumilus ureiphilus genome harbors these coding sequences:
- the rnz gene encoding ribonuclease Z yields MKLVFLGTSAAQPTEKRGLSCICLEREGEILMFDAGEATQISYMKSGLGWNKKMKLFVTHLHGDHCVGILGLLQTMSMQNRTETLEIFGPNGIEEFIAANIKVLNFGLSFPVLITIIKEGKVFEDKKYSIHACKANHSVTAFSYLFEEKDKPGRFNIDEAKKLGIPEGELWNKLQNGNKIEINGKIIKPDQVLGEKRPGKKIGISGDTMPTKELEKFFEDCDYLVFDSTFLDEEKQRAQDTCHSTAKQAATIAKDAKVKNLVLTHFSARYKDEVGHLEEAGKIHDSVIAARDLLEIEIK; encoded by the coding sequence ATGAAACTCGTGTTTTTAGGTACATCAGCAGCCCAACCTACTGAGAAAAGAGGATTGTCCTGTATTTGTTTAGAAAGAGAAGGTGAAATTCTAATGTTTGATGCAGGAGAAGCAACACAAATTTCCTATATGAAATCAGGTTTAGGGTGGAATAAAAAAATGAAATTGTTTGTAACGCATCTACATGGAGATCATTGTGTAGGGATTTTGGGATTGCTGCAAACAATGTCTATGCAAAATAGAACAGAAACTTTGGAAATTTTTGGACCAAATGGAATTGAAGAATTTATTGCTGCTAACATCAAAGTATTAAATTTTGGATTATCATTTCCTGTTTTAATTACTATTATTAAAGAAGGGAAAGTTTTTGAAGATAAAAAATATTCAATTCATGCTTGTAAAGCAAATCATTCAGTTACTGCATTTTCATATCTATTTGAAGAAAAGGATAAGCCAGGAAGATTCAATATTGATGAAGCTAAAAAATTAGGAATTCCAGAAGGGGAGTTGTGGAATAAATTGCAAAATGGAAATAAAATAGAAATTAATGGAAAAATAATAAAACCAGATCAGGTATTAGGAGAAAAACGTCCTGGAAAAAAGATTGGTATTTCAGGAGATACAATGCCTACCAAAGAGTTAGAAAAATTTTTTGAGGATTGTGATTATCTGGTATTTGATTCCACATTTCTAGATGAAGAAAAACAAAGAGCACAAGATACTTGCCATTCTACTGCAAAGCAAGCTGCAACAATAGCAAAAGATGCAAAAGTAAAAAATTTAGTTTTAACACATTTTTCAGCAAGATACAAAGACGAAGTTGGACATTTAGAAGAAGCAGGAAAAATTCATGATTCAGTAATTGCTGCAAGAGATCTTTTAGAAATAGAAATTAAATAA
- the cca gene encoding CCA tRNA nucleotidyltransferase has protein sequence MKQIISKVSKNVIPSKTIEKSKNKIAGQAFKLVEKEIAKYPEVIGLEFGGSYAKGTWLPKDADIDIFVRFKKSTMEEKFERISKKIGFDSLKKYSPYVRYSEHPYVEAKIKNTKINVVPFYDVKIGEWKSAADRSTFHTKFMQKSLTSKMKNDVRVLKTFLKSNGIYGAEIAKQGFSGYVSEVLVLHFGSFENIIKSISEIKENQVIGKTSKKFETSIVIIDPIDNNRNLAAAISNENIGKFVLICRAFKDKGVIDFFKNKKLKISKKYWENLLVIKFNFKIRSPDIIWGQIKRATSSLSTQLELGGFNVLRSKSYTDQKNEVYLFFFLESSKINQIYSKNGPDFFREDSSKSFISKNLGNTELMWIGNNGKIISVENRKHTDAVKFMSEFLKKNLQTGIPKGLQSDFKQGYKISVGKKNLSKSIKEVASELISTDGTLVYFN, from the coding sequence ATGAAACAAATTATTAGTAAAGTGTCTAAAAATGTAATTCCATCAAAAACAATTGAGAAATCAAAAAATAAAATTGCTGGTCAAGCATTCAAGTTAGTAGAAAAAGAAATTGCAAAATATCCAGAAGTTATAGGATTAGAATTTGGAGGATCATATGCAAAAGGCACCTGGTTACCAAAAGATGCAGATATAGATATTTTTGTAAGATTCAAAAAATCTACAATGGAAGAAAAATTTGAAAGAATTTCAAAAAAGATAGGTTTTGATTCGTTAAAAAAATATTCTCCTTATGTCAGGTATTCTGAGCACCCATATGTTGAGGCTAAAATTAAGAATACTAAGATCAATGTAGTACCATTTTATGATGTAAAAATTGGAGAATGGAAAAGTGCTGCAGATAGATCAACATTTCATACTAAATTTATGCAAAAGTCATTAACATCAAAAATGAAAAATGATGTGAGAGTTCTCAAGACGTTTCTAAAATCAAATGGAATTTACGGTGCGGAAATTGCAAAACAAGGATTTAGTGGATATGTATCAGAGGTTTTAGTTTTGCATTTTGGAAGTTTCGAGAATATTATAAAATCAATATCAGAAATTAAAGAAAATCAAGTAATTGGAAAAACTTCAAAGAAATTTGAAACATCAATTGTGATAATTGATCCTATTGACAACAACAGAAACTTAGCTGCTGCAATATCTAATGAAAATATTGGAAAATTTGTTCTAATTTGTAGAGCCTTTAAAGATAAAGGTGTTATAGATTTCTTTAAGAATAAAAAATTAAAAATTTCAAAAAAGTATTGGGAAAATTTGTTAGTTATAAAATTTAATTTCAAAATTAGAAGTCCAGATATAATATGGGGGCAGATTAAAAGAGCTACTTCATCATTGTCTACACAATTAGAACTAGGCGGATTTAATGTATTGAGAAGTAAATCTTACACAGATCAAAAAAATGAAGTTTATCTATTTTTCTTCTTGGAATCATCAAAGATTAACCAAATATATTCAAAGAATGGACCAGATTTTTTTAGAGAAGACAGTTCTAAAAGTTTTATTTCTAAAAATCTTGGAAATACAGAATTAATGTGGATAGGAAATAATGGAAAAATAATTTCAGTGGAAAATAGAAAGCATACAGATGCAGTCAAGTTTATGTCAGAGTTTTTGAAAAAGAATCTTCAAACAGGCATACCCAAAGGTCTTCAAAGTGATTTTAAACAAGGTTACAAAATTTCAGTAGGAAAGAAAAATTTAAGCAAATCAATTAAAGAGGTTGCAAGCGAGTTGATTTCAACAGATGGCACACTTGTTTATTTCAATTAA
- a CDS encoding cation:proton antiporter: MVLEFDAIPTLIGILILVIPSMLLGRICKHFGISEIIGFVIGGIIFSPFALGGWIQFFDRPIVELNELILSFWQIAGIIILFSAGLHFPFSSLKNAGIKAMIVGVTGVIVPLALGYGISVLLGIEWMVAMIIAATLSATSIAAAVTILDELGKEKTQEGNILVNAAVLDDVLGLAILSSIISIVIAHALPSLELVLFEISESLILWIVILLGSVFLLPKMVHAVAAMRPTSLESRGTKQATALGSAFGIAAIAASIGLNPIVGGFAAGMGLAGSKLARQVKEFVGELQIIFAPFFFAIIGAHIDIANILSVDLVLFVVILIIAVLGKILGAGIPAIILLKDKNKGLRIGYGMVVRGEIAVITAGLGLAYGIISESIFSTLIFVILGTIIIGPILLRHSFKKT; the protein is encoded by the coding sequence ATGGTTCTAGAATTTGATGCAATTCCCACATTGATTGGTATATTGATTTTAGTTATTCCTTCAATGTTATTAGGTAGAATTTGTAAACATTTTGGAATTTCTGAAATTATTGGTTTTGTAATTGGTGGAATAATCTTTAGTCCATTTGCGTTGGGAGGATGGATTCAATTCTTTGATAGACCAATTGTAGAATTAAATGAATTGATTTTATCATTTTGGCAAATTGCTGGAATTATAATTTTATTTTCAGCTGGTCTTCATTTTCCTTTTTCTAGTTTAAAGAATGCAGGAATCAAAGCTATGATAGTTGGTGTAACAGGAGTAATTGTTCCACTAGCACTTGGATATGGAATTTCTGTTTTACTTGGAATTGAGTGGATGGTTGCAATGATTATTGCTGCAACTCTAAGTGCAACAAGTATTGCAGCAGCTGTAACTATTCTAGATGAATTAGGTAAGGAGAAAACTCAGGAAGGAAATATTTTGGTTAATGCTGCAGTTCTTGATGATGTATTAGGATTGGCAATTTTATCATCTATAATTTCAATAGTAATTGCACATGCATTACCATCTCTGGAGTTAGTATTGTTTGAGATATCAGAATCATTGATTTTATGGATTGTTATTTTATTAGGTTCTGTATTTTTACTTCCTAAGATGGTTCATGCTGTAGCAGCTATGAGACCTACCTCCCTTGAATCACGAGGTACAAAACAAGCAACTGCATTAGGTTCAGCATTTGGTATAGCAGCCATTGCTGCAAGTATTGGTCTTAATCCGATAGTAGGAGGATTTGCAGCAGGAATGGGACTTGCAGGTTCAAAGTTAGCAAGGCAAGTTAAAGAATTTGTTGGGGAATTACAAATTATTTTTGCACCATTCTTCTTTGCAATAATAGGTGCACATATCGATATTGCAAATATTCTGAGTGTAGATCTAGTCTTATTTGTTGTAATATTGATTATTGCAGTTCTTGGTAAAATTTTGGGTGCTGGAATTCCAGCTATCATACTACTCAAAGATAAAAACAAAGGTTTACGAATAGGATACGGAATGGTTGTTAGAGGCGAGATTGCAGTTATCACGGCAGGGTTGGGATTAGCTTATGGAATTATTTCAGAAAGCATTTTTTCAACATTAATTTTTGTAATATTAGGCACAATTATTATTGGACCAATATTACTAAGGCATTCATTTAAAAAAACATGA
- the thpR gene encoding RNA 2',3'-cyclic phosphodiesterase, translating into MRTFVAVEISNNDVIHSIKKIQNKINIDAKPVDSENLHFTLQFLGEISDDISQKIIDALNTIEFSSFRINLKGIGAFPKPKFPRVIWIGTDEDGGNMLIHLAKKVEKVLEPLGFSPDKPFKPHITIFRIKKKVGDITKELDSQKMTDFGIQEIISFKLKKSELTSSGPIYFDLAEIKAKK; encoded by the coding sequence ATGCGAACTTTTGTGGCAGTAGAAATTTCAAATAATGATGTTATTCATTCAATTAAAAAAATTCAAAATAAAATTAACATCGACGCAAAACCTGTTGATTCAGAAAATTTACATTTTACGTTACAGTTTTTAGGAGAGATTTCAGATGATATCTCTCAAAAAATCATTGATGCTCTTAATACGATTGAATTTTCAAGTTTTAGGATTAATTTGAAAGGAATAGGTGCATTCCCTAAACCTAAATTTCCAAGAGTAATTTGGATAGGTACTGATGAGGACGGGGGCAATATGTTAATTCATCTAGCAAAAAAAGTAGAAAAAGTCTTGGAACCTTTGGGATTTTCTCCTGACAAACCATTCAAACCTCACATTACAATATTTAGGATTAAAAAGAAGGTAGGAGATATAACAAAAGAATTGGATAGTCAAAAAATGACAGATTTTGGCATTCAAGAAATAATTAGTTTCAAATTGAAAAAAAGTGAACTTACATCTAGTGGACCAATCTATTTTGATTTAGCGGAGATTAAAGCAAAAAAATGA
- a CDS encoding AAA family ATPase produces MTKLIVCLTGMPGAGKSTIAEGLESKGYKIINMGNAVRDEAKKRNLELTRSNLGKLMLELREQNGPGAIAELVKPQIESSTANVILVDGVRSNDEIQVLRKYGAVKLLAIHASTDTRFDFLQKRGRSDDPQTKEHFEERDNRELGVGISNSIALSDYAISNIGLTKDELIKNAYEIIQSWIE; encoded by the coding sequence TTGACAAAACTAATTGTTTGCCTAACAGGCATGCCTGGTGCTGGAAAATCCACCATTGCTGAAGGTTTGGAATCAAAAGGATACAAAATTATCAATATGGGAAATGCTGTTAGGGACGAAGCAAAAAAAAGAAATTTAGAATTAACAAGATCAAATCTTGGGAAATTAATGCTTGAACTAAGAGAGCAAAATGGTCCAGGTGCTATAGCAGAATTGGTAAAACCACAAATAGAATCTTCTACAGCTAACGTGATTCTAGTAGATGGAGTAAGATCAAATGATGAAATACAAGTACTAAGAAAATATGGTGCCGTAAAACTATTAGCAATTCATGCTTCTACAGATACAAGATTTGATTTTCTACAAAAAAGAGGCAGATCAGATGATCCACAAACAAAAGAACACTTTGAAGAAAGAGACAATCGTGAATTAGGAGTTGGAATTAGCAATTCAATAGCTTTGTCTGATTATGCAATATCAAATATTGGCTTGACAAAAGATGAATTAATCAAAAACGCCTATGAAATTATTCAAAGTTGGATAGAATGA
- a CDS encoding KamA family radical SAM protein produces MTYQETIWDNSPSLKSYTLSNFRTIPQIQNLGEETQFEMEVVGNVLPFKANNYVVEQLIDWNNIPNDPMFVLTFPQKGMLKPEHYEKMATALKNNLDKKEITSIANEIRLQLNPHPAGQMELNVPTLKDGTKLYGMQHKYKETCLFFPSQSQTCHAYCSFCFRWPQFVGMDEMKFAMQEGEQLVQYVKEHPEISDVLFTGGDPMIMKAKIFSKYIDTLLDAKLPNLKTIRIGTKALSYWPYKFLTDSDSQEMLDVFRKIVDSGLHLAIMGHFNHLNELSTDAVKNAIKAVRSTGAIIRTQSPLLAHINDDAEMWAKMWTKQVQLGCIPYYMFVVRDTGAQHYFGVPLVKAYQIFKKAYSSVSGLARTVRGPSMSATPGKVHVIGTADLHDQKVIVLRFLQGRNPNWVQVPFFAKYDENAIWLDDLKPALTEKFFFDEEMKNFKKSNPLDDYPES; encoded by the coding sequence GTGACCTATCAAGAAACCATTTGGGATAATTCACCATCACTAAAATCTTACACATTATCTAATTTTCGAACCATTCCACAAATTCAGAATCTTGGAGAAGAAACTCAATTTGAAATGGAAGTTGTTGGAAATGTTTTACCATTTAAAGCAAACAACTATGTTGTTGAGCAATTAATTGATTGGAATAACATTCCTAATGATCCGATGTTTGTACTAACTTTTCCTCAAAAAGGAATGTTAAAACCTGAACATTATGAAAAAATGGCAACAGCATTAAAAAACAATTTAGATAAAAAAGAAATTACATCTATTGCAAATGAAATTCGTTTACAACTAAATCCACATCCTGCAGGTCAAATGGAACTAAATGTTCCAACATTGAAAGATGGAACAAAATTATATGGAATGCAACACAAATACAAAGAAACCTGTCTTTTCTTTCCAAGTCAAAGTCAAACATGTCATGCATATTGCAGCTTTTGTTTTAGATGGCCACAATTTGTAGGAATGGATGAAATGAAATTTGCAATGCAAGAAGGAGAACAACTAGTTCAGTATGTTAAAGAACATCCAGAGATTAGTGACGTGTTATTTACCGGCGGGGATCCAATGATTATGAAAGCAAAAATTTTCTCAAAATATATTGATACTTTACTTGATGCAAAACTTCCAAATCTGAAAACAATTAGAATTGGAACAAAAGCTCTATCATATTGGCCTTACAAATTTTTAACAGATTCTGATTCTCAAGAAATGCTAGATGTTTTTAGAAAAATTGTTGATAGCGGATTACATCTTGCAATCATGGGTCACTTTAATCATCTGAATGAATTATCAACAGATGCAGTAAAAAATGCAATAAAAGCAGTTAGATCTACTGGTGCAATAATTAGAACACAATCTCCACTTTTAGCACACATAAACGATGATGCTGAAATGTGGGCAAAAATGTGGACCAAACAAGTTCAATTGGGATGTATTCCATATTACATGTTCGTTGTAAGAGATACTGGCGCTCAGCATTACTTTGGTGTTCCTTTAGTAAAGGCATATCAAATTTTCAAAAAAGCATATTCTTCAGTTAGTGGATTAGCAAGAACTGTTAGAGGACCTAGTATGTCTGCAACTCCAGGAAAAGTACATGTTATTGGAACTGCAGATTTACATGATCAAAAAGTAATTGTTTTGAGATTTTTACAAGGTAGAAATCCTAACTGGGTACAAGTTCCATTTTTTGCTAAATACGATGAAAATGCAATTTGGTTAGATGATTTAAAACCTGCACTAACTGAAAAATTCTTCTTTGATGAAGAGATGAAAAATTTCAAAAAATCAAACCCCCTTGATGACTATCCTGAATCTTAG
- a CDS encoding SIR2 family NAD-dependent protein deacylase, translating to MFKLTKDQIDSIKKIVFVTGAGISQESGIPTFRGKDGLWRKHDAMKLATIDAFYDNPKLVWEWYNERRANIFASKPNLGHKAIAELEKYVKVAVLTQNIDGLHQKVGSTEVLELHGSIIKIKCSVCNYKEEMTSEISEILPLCKCGNILRPDVVWFGESLPQDVWQKAMILASQCDLMVIVGTSLVVSPANTLPIYAKQNNAILIEINPENTEMSSEMDLVIRNTGAISLPEFVSLFKKN from the coding sequence ATGTTTAAATTAACCAAAGACCAGATTGATAGTATTAAAAAAATCGTATTTGTAACAGGAGCAGGAATTTCTCAAGAAAGCGGTATTCCAACATTTAGAGGAAAAGATGGATTATGGAGAAAGCATGATGCCATGAAATTAGCAACAATTGATGCATTCTATGATAATCCAAAATTGGTTTGGGAGTGGTATAATGAAAGAAGGGCAAATATTTTTGCTTCAAAGCCAAATCTAGGCCATAAGGCAATTGCTGAACTAGAAAAATATGTCAAAGTAGCAGTTTTAACACAAAATATTGATGGACTCCATCAAAAAGTAGGAAGTACAGAAGTATTAGAGTTACATGGAAGTATCATTAAGATCAAATGTTCAGTTTGTAATTATAAAGAAGAAATGACGTCAGAGATTTCAGAAATTCTACCCTTGTGTAAATGTGGAAATATTTTACGACCTGATGTAGTATGGTTTGGAGAATCTTTGCCACAAGATGTTTGGCAAAAAGCTATGATCCTTGCAAGTCAATGTGATTTAATGGTGATTGTGGGAACATCTCTAGTTGTATCACCTGCAAATACATTACCTATCTATGCAAAACAAAATAATGCAATACTGATTGAAATTAATCCTGAAAATACTGAAATGTCATCTGAAATGGATTTAGTCATAAGAAATACAGGGGCCATTTCTCTACCTGAATTTGTATCATTGTTTAAAAAAAATTAA
- a CDS encoding RNA-binding domain-containing protein, which produces MKIPNINCTIQMTSTLHPSEDSEKVKKAISNIFPYSTVKTDLFSITAQSKELRSFEKIHETIHSKKSQNIYRRYLEKNLDNDTTWFYLNKQAAFVKQIAICEEAEESPLGPIKVILTSSNIDGVIDWIVLGN; this is translated from the coding sequence ATGAAAATTCCAAACATTAATTGCACAATTCAAATGACAAGTACTTTACATCCTTCTGAAGATTCTGAAAAAGTTAAAAAAGCAATTTCAAATATCTTTCCATACTCTACAGTCAAAACTGATCTTTTTTCAATCACAGCACAATCAAAAGAATTAAGATCATTTGAAAAAATTCATGAAACAATTCATTCGAAAAAGTCTCAAAACATTTATCGTCGTTATCTTGAAAAAAATTTAGATAATGATACAACCTGGTTTTATCTTAACAAACAGGCAGCTTTTGTTAAACAAATAGCAATTTGTGAAGAAGCAGAAGAATCCCCTTTGGGACCAATTAAAGTAATTCTTACTTCATCAAATATTGATGGAGTAATTGATTGGATTGTTTTAGGAAATTAG
- a CDS encoding ribose-phosphate diphosphokinase, producing MLSNISIISGKTSEDLARKLSKKIKANLVKSEIRVFADGESKITLNGNLSKKKSVVVQSIYPPVDTNLIQVLSLISKAKEISSQVIAVIPYMGYARQDREFLPGEIVTMKVLGKLFKGAGASKVIVVDIHSMIGFKHFTIKTKNVTAISDLVQYFKKLRLKNPLIVSPDQGGKERAREFAREFGSEFIALEKKRDRKTGKVQIQTKNVEVAGRDLILVDDMISTGGSIVKATQFLKKQKCKRVYVACTHALLMNDAENKIRKAGVTKIVSANTIPGKTSIVDVSNTIAKAIA from the coding sequence TTGTTGAGTAATATATCAATAATTTCAGGAAAAACATCTGAGGATTTAGCAAGAAAATTATCTAAGAAGATAAAGGCAAATCTAGTAAAATCGGAGATTAGAGTTTTTGCTGATGGGGAAAGTAAAATTACGTTAAATGGAAATCTATCAAAGAAAAAATCAGTTGTGGTACAGTCAATTTATCCGCCAGTTGATACCAATTTGATACAAGTATTATCATTGATTTCAAAAGCTAAAGAAATTTCATCACAAGTAATTGCTGTAATTCCATACATGGGATATGCAAGACAAGATAGAGAGTTTTTGCCTGGCGAAATTGTAACGATGAAAGTTCTAGGGAAATTATTCAAAGGTGCAGGTGCATCAAAAGTTATCGTAGTTGATATTCACAGTATGATTGGATTTAAGCACTTTACTATAAAGACAAAAAATGTAACTGCAATTTCAGATCTTGTACAGTATTTTAAGAAATTGAGGCTAAAAAATCCTCTGATTGTATCCCCTGATCAGGGTGGAAAAGAAAGGGCAAGGGAATTCGCAAGGGAATTCGGTTCAGAGTTTATCGCTTTAGAAAAAAAGAGAGATAGAAAAACAGGTAAGGTACAGATTCAAACTAAAAATGTAGAAGTTGCAGGAAGAGATCTAATTCTAGTTGATGATATGATAAGTACTGGTGGAAGTATTGTTAAAGCTACACAATTTCTCAAAAAACAAAAATGCAAAAGAGTGTATGTTGCATGTACACATGCACTTTTAATGAATGATGCAGAAAATAAAATTAGAAAAGCAGGAGTCACAAAAATTGTTAGTGCAAATACAATTCCAGGTAAAACATCAATAGTAGATGTTTCAAATACAATTGCAAAGGCAATAGCATAA
- a CDS encoding mechanosensitive ion channel family protein: MAEEIIDAVTGQVDQFQGISQLLASSESLQAAFIVLIVGIIGIVVIYRTFSKWVKKQKLNYVRPHLSRFIRVVVLPFFAIILITSVNFYIQSFALFENDVLDYAKEKLNPSETFAKILNTINILVIGYSIAHIIPIVLRKKEKSNLEKEDFEAWKELRGFLDDDNDLFHKFYRWVPPKHTPEELTGEEFEKNLKTEEGKKFLEEFRTTKGLPIGSYEQLVKDPFEEWKKSERVKYQKYYDDCISGNNESGKKLKPGQDVEEIFPIDTWREEKRFSGFDPVVSGSKPPGYAKRKRKDLPKSISQILPLGIFVAVILGVISWWGIDLIILATATGGFAIGIGLALQETMQNYFAYILIRKDKIFAEGERVQLDTGYNGYVHKITPRVTFIRDALNESYAVIPTRQLVNSQIINYSKEIKMVPAIVEVGVSYLNNPKQVAAILVKIGKRAMKEVIDERGRHLVRQQRCPYLDNNKPSCGCDKDIHVEINQPVVRFNKFNDSSLDFSLWVYVRDYGAQFKTKTDIRVIMYEEFKKYDIRIPWPIRTVYQGDEKREDEEIRKLDDKRNKVVDEFGIGDIGRGGGED, translated from the coding sequence ATGGCTGAAGAAATAATTGATGCAGTAACAGGTCAAGTAGACCAATTTCAAGGTATTTCTCAGCTTCTAGCTTCGTCTGAATCTCTTCAGGCAGCATTTATTGTATTAATTGTAGGAATTATTGGAATCGTAGTAATTTATCGTACATTTTCAAAATGGGTAAAGAAGCAAAAATTGAATTATGTACGACCACATCTTTCAAGATTTATCAGGGTGGTGGTTTTACCATTTTTTGCTATTATATTAATTACCTCAGTAAATTTCTACATACAATCATTTGCTCTGTTTGAAAATGATGTTTTAGATTATGCAAAGGAAAAACTAAATCCTAGTGAAACATTTGCAAAGATTCTCAATACAATAAATATTCTTGTTATTGGATACTCTATTGCTCATATAATTCCAATAGTACTTCGTAAAAAAGAAAAATCTAATTTGGAGAAAGAAGATTTTGAGGCATGGAAAGAGTTACGTGGATTTTTAGATGATGATAATGATCTTTTTCATAAATTCTACAGGTGGGTTCCTCCAAAACACACACCAGAAGAACTAACAGGTGAAGAATTTGAAAAAAATCTCAAGACAGAGGAAGGTAAAAAATTCCTTGAAGAATTTAGAACAACAAAAGGACTACCTATTGGTAGCTATGAACAATTAGTTAAAGATCCATTTGAAGAATGGAAAAAATCTGAGAGAGTCAAGTATCAAAAATATTATGATGATTGTATTTCTGGAAATAATGAATCTGGAAAAAAGCTAAAACCTGGACAAGACGTTGAGGAAATTTTCCCTATAGATACATGGAGAGAAGAAAAAAGATTTAGCGGATTTGATCCAGTAGTTTCTGGATCAAAACCACCAGGTTATGCAAAAAGAAAAAGAAAAGATCTTCCAAAATCAATTTCTCAGATTTTACCACTTGGAATTTTTGTTGCAGTAATACTTGGAGTAATTAGTTGGTGGGGAATAGATTTGATAATACTTGCAACTGCTACAGGAGGATTTGCCATAGGTATAGGATTAGCACTACAAGAAACCATGCAAAATTATTTTGCATACATATTGATTAGAAAGGACAAGATTTTTGCAGAAGGTGAGCGTGTTCAATTAGATACTGGATATAATGGATATGTGCATAAAATCACTCCTAGAGTAACTTTCATTCGTGATGCATTAAATGAATCATATGCAGTAATTCCAACAAGGCAGCTTGTTAATTCTCAAATTATTAATTATTCAAAAGAAATCAAAATGGTACCAGCAATTGTTGAAGTAGGAGTTTCTTATCTCAATAATCCAAAGCAAGTCGCTGCAATTTTAGTTAAGATTGGAAAGCGGGCTATGAAAGAGGTTATAGATGAAAGAGGAAGACATCTAGTCAGGCAGCAAAGATGTCCTTATTTGGATAACAATAAGCCTAGTTGTGGATGTGACAAAGATATTCATGTTGAAATAAATCAACCTGTTGTTAGATTTAACAAATTTAATGATTCATCACTTGATTTTTCATTATGGGTTTATGTTAGAGATTATGGTGCACAATTCAAAACTAAAACGGACATTAGGGTAATTATGTATGAAGAATTTAAAAAATATGATATCAGAATTCCATGGCCAATTAGAACAGTGTATCAAGGAGATGAAAAGCGGGAGGATGAGGAAATCAGAAAGCTTGATGACAAAAGAAACAAAGTTGTTGATGAATTTGGTATAGGAGATATAGGTCGTGGAGGCGGAGAGGATTAA
- a CDS encoding TRM11 family SAM-dependent methyltransferase — MPESFFILSKDYLELATDEIIALSKMYDRFSKVKIISNLVIIQSKTNWEKISKRASFVKISGQILRKMSGLFLDEENLGVLKNAKTFVCRIINLSSNQFNIPELESSMGDMVSKFSHAKVKLEDPDITVYLIFTDKENFFGFSKRVKKESRPKKITKYPHELDWKLTRVMINLIGMREGKTICDPFCGTGTTLLEAKSMGIHAIGLDFDEKMCAISKENLVTNGYKSKVFNSDFQELSKISEEFDGIVTDLPYGRSSRASEKPEEILRRFFSILPKRKRIAIMYKKELDSKLRLKGLKKYEIYRHKSLTRTILIK, encoded by the coding sequence ATGCCAGAAAGTTTTTTTATTTTATCTAAAGATTATCTAGAACTTGCTACTGATGAAATAATTGCATTATCAAAAATGTATGATAGATTTTCTAAAGTTAAAATAATTTCAAATCTAGTAATTATCCAATCAAAAACAAACTGGGAAAAAATTTCAAAGCGTGCGTCATTTGTAAAAATTTCTGGTCAGATATTAAGAAAGATGTCAGGATTATTTTTAGATGAAGAAAATTTGGGGGTGTTAAAAAATGCTAAAACCTTTGTTTGTAGAATAATCAATTTGTCATCCAATCAATTCAATATTCCCGAATTGGAGAGTTCTATGGGAGATATGGTATCAAAGTTTTCTCATGCAAAAGTAAAATTGGAAGATCCCGACATTACGGTATATCTAATTTTTACAGATAAAGAAAACTTTTTTGGATTTTCAAAAAGAGTCAAAAAAGAGAGTAGACCTAAAAAGATTACAAAATATCCTCATGAATTAGATTGGAAATTAACAAGAGTCATGATAAATTTAATAGGAATGAGAGAAGGAAAAACTATTTGTGATCCATTCTGTGGTACAGGTACAACTCTTTTAGAAGCCAAATCAATGGGAATTCATGCAATTGGATTAGATTTTGATGAAAAGATGTGTGCAATTTCAAAAGAAAATCTTGTGACAAATGGCTATAAATCAAAAGTATTCAACTCAGATTTTCAAGAATTATCAAAGATTTCTGAAGAATTTGACGGTATTGTTACTGATTTACCATATGGAAGATCTTCAAGGGCGTCAGAAAAACCAGAGGAGATCCTGAGGAGATTTTTCTCAATTTTGCCTAAACGTAAAAGAATTGCAATCATGTACAAAAAAGAATTGGATAGTAAATTGAGATTAAAGGGACTAAAAAAATATGAAATCTATAGGCATAAAAGCTTGACAAGGACAATTTTGATAAAATGA